The nucleotide sequence CGCTGATCAAAGACAAAGCAACCGGTCAGTTCAAAACCGCAACCTGGGACGAAGCACTCGCTGTCGTCGCAGAAAACTTCGCCAAGTACAAGCCTGACGAGATCGCTGTCATCTCCTCTGCCCGCTGCTGCAACGAAGACAACTACGCAATGCAGAAGTTCGCCAGAGTCGTTCTCAAGACTCCGAACGTCGACCACTGCGCCCGTCTCTGTCACGCCCCCACCGTCGCCGGTCTCAACATGGTCTTCGGCTCCGGAGCCTCGACCAACTCTTTTGACGACCTTGCCATCACCGACTGTCTGTTCATTATCGGCTCCAACAACTTCGAAGCCCACCCGCTCGCAG is from Methanorbis furvi and encodes:
- a CDS encoding molybdopterin-dependent oxidoreductase, with protein sequence LIKDKATGQFKTATWDEALAVVAENFAKYKPDEIAVISSARCCNEDNYAMQKFARVVLKTPNVDHCARLCHAPTVAGLNMVFGSGASTNSFDDLAITDCLFIIGSNNFEAHPLAARRMMQAKAKGAHVIVCDPRMTPTAKQAHLHIQHYPGTDIQLLNCLMKQIIERGWVDEEFVKNRTNGY